The Kineothrix sp. MB12-C1 genome includes a window with the following:
- the purF gene encoding amidophosphoribosyltransferase, with amino-acid sequence MESEYDLKIKEACGVFGIFNPNGEDVTSSIYYGLCSLQHRGQESCGIAVCNTGGPKGNMNFHKGMGLVSEVFKEEILSTLHGNLGIGHVRYSTTGAAVLSNAQPLVLNYIKGTLALAHNGNLINTQELRSELERVGAIFHTTTDSEVIAYYIARERVNTNNVEEAILRTARKIRGAYGLVIASPRKLIGVRDPLGLKPLCLGRHGASYILASESCALAAIGAEFIRDIRPGEIITITATGITSNCQLYQDTHAHCIFEYIYFARLDSTLDGINIYDARIHAGAALAAANPVEADLVTGVPDSGIPAAKGYSEASGIPFALTFYKNSYVGRTFIKPTQKEREFGVRMKLSVLESVVRGKRIILVDDSIVRGTTIANLICMLKNAGAKSVHVRISSPPFLYPCYFGTDIPSNKQLIASSHTVDEICTMIGADSLDYMKLEALQSMVGDLPLCKACFDNHYPMDISSCTENKNNDSRSLRL; translated from the coding sequence ATGGAATCAGAGTACGATTTGAAGATAAAAGAAGCTTGCGGCGTGTTCGGTATTTTCAATCCTAATGGAGAGGATGTAACATCTTCCATTTACTATGGACTTTGTTCTTTACAACACCGCGGTCAAGAATCCTGTGGTATTGCAGTATGTAATACAGGGGGGCCGAAAGGCAATATGAATTTCCATAAAGGAATGGGGTTGGTAAGTGAAGTATTCAAGGAGGAGATTCTCTCTACACTTCATGGCAATCTCGGTATCGGCCACGTCCGTTACTCCACCACAGGTGCTGCTGTTCTATCAAATGCACAACCTCTTGTACTAAACTACATAAAAGGAACGCTTGCTCTGGCCCATAATGGGAACCTAATAAATACACAGGAACTCAGAAGTGAGCTGGAACGAGTAGGGGCAATCTTCCATACAACCACAGATTCAGAGGTAATCGCTTACTACATTGCCAGGGAAAGAGTTAACACCAACAATGTGGAGGAGGCAATTCTTCGTACGGCGAGAAAAATACGCGGAGCCTATGGGCTGGTCATTGCCAGCCCTCGCAAGTTAATAGGCGTCCGCGATCCCCTGGGTCTAAAACCTCTTTGCCTTGGCAGGCACGGCGCCTCTTACATCCTCGCTTCCGAGAGCTGCGCCCTTGCTGCGATCGGCGCCGAATTCATCCGCGATATCCGTCCCGGAGAAATTATTACCATAACAGCAACAGGGATTACCTCTAACTGCCAGCTATATCAAGATACACACGCACACTGTATTTTCGAGTACATTTATTTTGCGAGGCTGGACAGCACACTCGATGGCATTAATATCTATGATGCCCGTATTCATGCCGGAGCTGCCCTTGCCGCAGCCAATCCTGTGGAGGCCGATCTTGTAACCGGCGTTCCAGACTCCGGTATCCCTGCTGCGAAAGGTTATTCGGAAGCATCCGGGATTCCCTTCGCACTTACCTTTTATAAGAACAGTTATGTCGGAAGAACCTTTATTAAACCGACACAAAAAGAGCGGGAATTCGGTGTACGGATGAAATTAAGTGTCCTAGAGTCTGTAGTACGCGGCAAGCGTATTATCCTTGTCGATGATTCCATTGTTCGAGGGACTACTATCGCAAACCTCATCTGTATGCTGAAAAATGCCGGAGCGAAAAGCGTTCATGTCCGCATCAGTTCGCCGCCTTTTCTATATCCTTGTTACTTTGGAACGGACATTCCCTCCAACAAACAGTTAATTGCTTCTTCCCATACGGTTGATGAAATCTGTACCATGATCGGCGCGGACTCGCTAGATTATATGAAGCTTGAAGCTTTGCAATCTATGGTAGGAGACCTCCCGTTATGCAAAGCTTGTTTTGATAACCATTATCCAATGGATATCTCAAGTTG